Proteins found in one Homalodisca vitripennis isolate AUS2020 unplaced genomic scaffold, UT_GWSS_2.1 ScUCBcl_4678;HRSCAF=11006, whole genome shotgun sequence genomic segment:
- the LOC124373028 gene encoding uncharacterized mitochondrial protein AtMg00860-like — translation MAPTFKELIENLRKVLQRLREASMTLNPSKCTFGYQEVKVLGHTVSAKGVSPDAGKIKDILNFEPPRRLRALRSFLGLANYYRKFVPDYSKIARPLIELTKKNKSFIWGTEQQEAFQTLKEKLTTAPILRHFDPKLPVELHTDASDIGVGAVIMQKEKGDALPVAYASRRLSEAEKKYTVTEKECIGVVWATQHFRQFSMGAQFYNSSRSPCFVLVTQEPGLIRKTGKMGPEAHGV, via the coding sequence ATGGCTCCAACATTCAAGGAGTTGATAGAAAATTTGAGAAAGGTTCTCCAAAGGCTTAGGGAAGCCTCTATGACACTAAATCCTTCTAAGTGTACCTTTGGGTATCAGGAAGTTAAGGTACTAGGACATACAGTCAGTGCTAAAGGAGTAAGTCCCGATGCtggaaaaataaaagacataCTGAATTTTGAACCACCTAGAAGACTGAGGGCTCTCAGGTCATTTCTGGGGCTTGCCAACTACTACCGTAAATTTGTACCTGACTACTCAAAGATAGCCAGACCTTTAATTGAATTGACCAAGAAGAATAAGTCATTCATATGGGGTACAGAGCAACAAGAAGCATTCCAAACCCTAAAGGAGAAGCTAACAACAGCTCCGATCTTACGACACTTCGATCCCAAACTGCCTGTTGAGTTACACACTGACGCTAGCGACATTGGAGTAGGTGCTGTGATCATGCAAAAGGAAAAGGGGGATGCGTTACCTGTAGCATACGCATCTAGGAGGCTATCAGAAGCAGAGAAAAAATATACGGTCACTGAAAAAGAGTGTATTGGTGTTGTGTGGGCAACACAACATTTTAGGCAGTTTTCTATGGGGGCGcaattttacaatagtagtaGATCACCATGCTTTGTGCTGGTTACACAAGAACCGGGACTCATCAGGAAGACTGGCAAGATGGGCCCTGAAGCTCATGGAGTTTGA